The proteins below come from a single Eucalyptus grandis isolate ANBG69807.140 chromosome 3, ASM1654582v1, whole genome shotgun sequence genomic window:
- the LOC104439593 gene encoding sodium transporter HKT1: protein MKKLSLFGNKVELSLPSIPQHSCHPVASSLLRNLARRANSFWTQLTYFVLVSAVGYWALKLCEPKSSSYKPCDLDIFFTSVSANTVSSMSTVEMEAFSNSQLVIITLLMLFGGEVFTSMLGLYLSRSEFAGRDHREANSVTSDHSDNNIKLELPPLHPVTEANTFKFDPEMKGMPLKPAPSGEGLLKHRATKYLSYVVLGYHFIVHAGGSTLLSAYISLVPSARKVLRHRGLTVQMFSVFMTVSTFANCGFVPTNENMLAFKHNPGLLWLLLPQVLLGNTLYPPCLRAAIWLLERVTGRAEFDYMLRNSGAMGYAYLLPGFHCLCLAATVGKFVLVQFVALCCMEWDSPAMEGLSPYEKLVGALFEAVNTRHAGESVFDLSIISPAILVLFVLMMYLPPHTSFLPVRNGETAPKIRRDEPRRHLLTCLMFSQLSYLVIFIILICLTERENLKNDPLNFNVLNITIETISAYGNVGFSVGYSCKRRLNRDSPCRDAEYGFVGRWSNKGKFILIIVMLFGRLKKFNMKGGAAWSLS, encoded by the exons ATGAAGAAGCTTTCTTTGTTCGGTAATAAGGTGGAGCTCAGCCTGCCTAGCATTCCACAACACTCTTGCCACCCTGTGGCATCTTCCCTCCTCCGCAACCTGGCCCGCCGAGCCAACTCTTTCTGGACTCAGCTAACTTACTTCGTCCTCGTCTCCGCGGTCGGCTATTGGGCACTAAAGCTTTGCGAGCCCAAATCGTCCTCCTACAAGCCTTGTGACCTCGACATATTCTTCACCTCTGTCTCTGCAAACACGGTCTCAAGCATGTCCACTGTGGAAATGGAGGCTTTCTCCAACTCCCAGCTCGTCATCATTACCCTCCTTATGCTCTTCGGTGGGGAGGTCTTCACTTCCATGCTCGGGCTTTATCTCTCAAGATCCGAATTTGCAGGACGCGATCATCGCGAGGCGAATTCGGTCACCTCTGACCACTCCGACAACAATATCAAACTCGAACTTCCTCCTCTCCACCCGGTGACTGAGGCCAATACCTTCAAATTCGACCCCGAAATGAAAGGGATGCCGTTGAAGCCAGCTCCGTCTGGTGAGGGACTCCTCAAGCACAGGGCAACTAAGTACTTGAGCTACGTAGTCCTAGGTTACCACTTCATAGTCCACGCAGGCGGCTCAACTTTGCTTTCTGCGTACATAAGCCTCGTTCCAAGCGCGAGGAAAGTCCTTCGGCACAGAGGCCTCACCGTGCAGATGTTCTCTGTGTTCATGACAGTGTCAACGTTCGCCAACTGCGGCTTTGTCCCCACGAACGAGAACATGTTGGCCTTTAAGCACAACCCGGGCCTCCTGTGGCTGCTCCTTCCACAGGTCCTCCTCGGTAACACGCTCTACCCCCCGTGTCTCAGGGCAGCAATCTGGCTGCTTGAGCGTGTAACGGGGCGGGCCGAGTTTGACTACATGCTGAGGAATTCCGGGGCGATGGGGTACGCGTACTTGCTTCCGGGCTTTCACTGCCTCTGCTTGGCCGCCACGGTGGGGAAGTTCGTGTTGGTGCAGTTCGTGGCTCTGTGCTGCATGGAGTGGGACTCACCGGCCATGGAGGGCCTGAGTCCGTACGAGAAGCTCGTCGGGGCACTGTTTGAGGCGGTGAACACGAGACATGCCGGCGAGTCCGTCTTCGATCTCTCCATCATTTCTCCGGCAATTTTGGTGCTCTTCGTCCTGATGAT GTATCTTCCGCCACATACCTCATTTCTTCCAGTAAGAAATGGCGAGACAGCACCAAAAATTCGAAGAGATGAGCCTAGGAGGCACTTGTTGACATGCTTGATGTTTTCGCAGCTGTCATATTTAGTGATCTTCATCATTCTCATCTGCCTCAccgagagagagaatttgaagaATGACCCGCTCAACTTCAATGTCTTGAACATCACGATAGAAACTATAAG CGCCTATGGCAATGTTGGATTTTCAGTCGGCTACAGTTGCAAAAGGAGGCTAAACAGAGACAGCCCCTGCAGGGACGCTGAGTACGGATTTGTAGGAAGATGGAGCAACAAAGGCAAGTTCATTCTGATAATAGTCATGCTCTTTGGGAGGTTGAAGAAATTTAACATGAAAGGTGGTGCTGCTTGGAGCTTGTCTTAG
- the LOC104437358 gene encoding 60S acidic ribosomal protein P3: MGVFTFVCRSSGDEWTAKQVSGDLEACAASSFELQRKLVQSAVAADSSGGVQSSFSLVTPSSAVFQVIIGGGGGGGFIGGGAAAAAPAGGAAPAAEAAPAEEKKEEKEESDDDMGFSLFD, translated from the exons ATGGGAGTCTTCACCTTCGTCTGCAGGAGCTCCGGCGACGAGTGGACGGCGAAGCAGGTCTCCGGCGACCTCGAGGCCTGCGCCGCCTCCTCCTTCGAGCTCCAGCGGAAGCTCGTCCagtccgccgtcgccgccgacTCCTCCGGCGGCGTCCAGTCCTCCTTCTCGCTCGTCACCCCTTCCTCCGCCGTTTTCCAG GTGATCATtggaggcggtggtggtggtggtttcATTGGAGGAGGTGCAGCTGCTGCGGCCCCCGCAGGTGGTGCAGCACCGGCTGCTGAAGCAGCTCCAgcagaggagaagaaggaagagaaagaggagagtgACGACGACATGGGATTCTCTCTATTTGATTAG